One part of the Hydra vulgaris chromosome 01, alternate assembly HydraT2T_AEP genome encodes these proteins:
- the LOC100197069 gene encoding golgin-45 isoform X3, whose product MEPSILKISRFALNLNQDEITKERFPGDGMESVASKNVLPKNEFSNIEKIKLFNSPSDFQVNQQEQAIKPHNPDEELIKYLSSTRPHIPEQELLESLQSKVKFLQEYNEKLIDEKLKVSHQLATQTQINNELKNLLVASIGDDLEARYEQMILNRIQSDLELKRLINLIEDYQEEKQQAYIQVDVWRSKFLASRVMNEELTQWKSALYYKYRDSHTALQSLLEEHSKIRVLNDATRIGLIKIAELLNSKDASLDSDMRLTLVDTAFINHDLVESLIEIIEELSWAEKPNEIKQNILFKHFKNHLKEIYVLPSELSKAEQLAHEIVTNTGIQTEELVRMRRDYLAHNRISHFLSTNYHVIYNCCNSCKGRIIHL is encoded by the exons ttaccaAAGAGCGTTTCCCTGGAGATGGCATGGAATCTGTGGcatctaaaaatgttttaccaaaaaatgaattttctaatatagaaaaaataaaactttttaatagtcCATCTGATTTTCAAGTAAATCAGCAAGAACAAGCAATTAAACCTCATAACCCAGATGAAGAGTTAATAAAGTAC CTGTCTTCAACTAGGCCTCATATCCCAGAGCAAGAGTTATTGGAAAGTTTAcaatcaaaagtaaaatttttgcaagAATACAATGAAAAATTGAtagatgaaaaattaaaagtttcgCATCAGCTGGCAACCCAAAcacaa atcAATAATGAACTGAAGAATCTTTTAGTTGCATCAATTGGTGATGATTTAGAAGCAAG gtaTGAACAAATGATTTTGAATCGGATACAAAGTGATTTGGAGCTTAAAAGATTGATCAATTTAATAGAAGACTATCAGGAAGAAAAGCAACAAGCATATATACAAGTTGATGTGTGGCGGAGTAAATTTCTTGCTAGCag agTTATGAATGAGGAGTTAACCCAATGGAAGTCTGCATTATATTATAAGTATCGAGATTCCCATACTGCATTGCAAAGTCTTTTGGAGGAGCATTCGAAGATAAGAGTTTTGAACGATGCTACtagaat aggtcTCATTAAAATTGCGGAATTATTGAACAGTAAAGATGCATCCCTTGATTCCGATATGCGTTTAACATTGGTAGACACAGCATTCATTAATCATGACCTTGTAGAATCTTTAATAGAAATCATAGAAGAATTGTCTTGGGCAGAGAAaccaaatgaaataaaacaaaatattttatttaaacattttaaaaatcatttgaaagAAATTTATGTTTTGCCAAGTGAATTATCAAAAGCTGAACAATTGGCTCATGAG attGTTACAAATACTGGTATACAAACAGAAGAACTTGTTAGAATGAGAAGAGATTATTTAGCACACAATCGAATAAGCCACTTTCTGTCAACAAACTatcatgttatatataattgCTGCAATAGTTGCAAGGGCCGAATTATACATTTGTGA
- the LOC100197069 gene encoding golgin-45 isoform X2: MEPSILKISRFALNLNQDEITKERFPGDGMESVASKNVLPKNEFSNIEKIKLFNSPSDFQVNQQEQAIKPHNPDEELIKYLSSTDEGLIKYLSSTRPHIPEQELLESLQSKVKFLQEYNEKLIDEKLKVSHQLATQTQINNELKNLLVASIGDDLEARYEQMILNRIQSDLELKRLINLIEDYQEEKQQAYIQVDVWRSKFLASRVMNEELTQWKSALYYKYRDSHTALQSLLEEHSKIRVLNDATRIGLIKIAELLNSKDASLDSDMRLTLVDTAFINHDLVESLIEIIEELSWAEKPNEIKQNILFKHFKNHLKEIYVLPSELSKAEQLAHEIVTNTGIQTEELVRMRRDYLAHNRISHFLSTNYHVIYNCCNSCKGRIIHL; encoded by the exons ttaccaAAGAGCGTTTCCCTGGAGATGGCATGGAATCTGTGGcatctaaaaatgttttaccaaaaaatgaattttctaatatagaaaaaataaaactttttaatagtcCATCTGATTTTCAAGTAAATCAGCAAGAACAAGCAATTAAACCTCATAACCCAGATGAAGAGTTAATAAAGTACCTGTCTTCAACTGATGAAGGGTTAATAAAGTACCTGTCTTCAACTAGGCCTCATATCCCAGAGCAAGAGTTATTGGAAAGTTTAcaatcaaaagtaaaatttttgcaagAATACAATGAAAAATTGAtagatgaaaaattaaaagtttcgCATCAGCTGGCAACCCAAAcacaa atcAATAATGAACTGAAGAATCTTTTAGTTGCATCAATTGGTGATGATTTAGAAGCAAG gtaTGAACAAATGATTTTGAATCGGATACAAAGTGATTTGGAGCTTAAAAGATTGATCAATTTAATAGAAGACTATCAGGAAGAAAAGCAACAAGCATATATACAAGTTGATGTGTGGCGGAGTAAATTTCTTGCTAGCag agTTATGAATGAGGAGTTAACCCAATGGAAGTCTGCATTATATTATAAGTATCGAGATTCCCATACTGCATTGCAAAGTCTTTTGGAGGAGCATTCGAAGATAAGAGTTTTGAACGATGCTACtagaat aggtcTCATTAAAATTGCGGAATTATTGAACAGTAAAGATGCATCCCTTGATTCCGATATGCGTTTAACATTGGTAGACACAGCATTCATTAATCATGACCTTGTAGAATCTTTAATAGAAATCATAGAAGAATTGTCTTGGGCAGAGAAaccaaatgaaataaaacaaaatattttatttaaacattttaaaaatcatttgaaagAAATTTATGTTTTGCCAAGTGAATTATCAAAAGCTGAACAATTGGCTCATGAG attGTTACAAATACTGGTATACAAACAGAAGAACTTGTTAGAATGAGAAGAGATTATTTAGCACACAATCGAATAAGCCACTTTCTGTCAACAAACTatcatgttatatataattgCTGCAATAGTTGCAAGGGCCGAATTATACATTTGTGA